CGCCGCGAGGCCCGCCTCGAACGCGGCGAGCAGGCCCGCGCGCTGGTAGTGGGCGGCGACTGGATCGGTGCCTTTCATGGGCAACCTCCCGGCAACGCATGCGCCCGAGGAACCCTCCGGCGTTCGCGACATTGCCTTGTGAATCCGGATTATGCGCCGCGCACCGGCCGGCGCAAGAGGCACGCGAGCGGCGGCCGGACACATCCGTTCGAGGCCGACGCGCCGACCGTCCCGAACGATCCTCAGCAGGCCTCGCAGTCGTCGAGCTCGCGCAAGGCGCTCGGAGGCAGACCGGGCTTGCGCTCGCCGGCAACGGCCGTCGACGGGGCGTGCGTCGCATGTACCAGCGCGTGCCCCCTGCCCCGTCCGATCAGCCAACGGTTGACCGGGAAGGCGGCCAGCCCGGCGATCGCCAGCGCAATGGCCAGCGAGCTCCAGAAGAGCGGAGAGGACAGCGGGGCATCCATCGCTCCCGGGATCGCGAGCATGATCAGGTTGTCGATGACCTCCATGATCAGGATCGAGGCCGAGTCGGCGGCCAGCGCGAGCCGCCCTGCTTCGCGAACGCCCATTCCGGCGCGAAGCAGCGGCGCCATCGTGAACGCGTAGCCGAAAGCGAAGGCCAGCAGGACCGCCAGCGCGATCGTCGCGCCGTTGGACAGGCCCAGGGCGGTGCCCAGCACCATGCCCAGGACCTCGCCGATCGCACAGCCCGACAGGCAGTGAAGCGTCGCCGAGACCGCGAGTCGATTCAGCCCTCGTTCATCCAGGCGGGCGTGATGTGAATGATCCGGGGTCGTCGGATTCATCGTGGCTCTCCTGTTCCGTATGCGGGGAAGTGGCGCGCGGCGAATACCGCGCGCATCGGAGAGTCACTCTCGACCTTCCCACGATGGTAGGGTCAAGCTTTTCCTCCAGCCCGCCGTTCAGAGGGGCTCGGCCAATAGCCTGGCCGCGCGCGCTGCGCTGCCCGCCGAGCTCGCTCCGCCCGAGGCAGCGGCGACACTGGCTGCTCGCGCTGCGAACAGCCGGCTCAGCGGGCTGGTCGGGCGCAACGCGACCCGTTCGTTGACCAGCGCCCTGGCCAGCGCCGGGTCGTCGCTTCGCAGCGCCGCCTCGATCAGCGTCAGGTCGATCACGTCGCGCTGTGCGTGGCTGCCGCCGAAACGGTGGGCGATCGAACGGATCGAGCGCAGCAGCCGGATCGCCTGCGCGTAGTCGCCCTCGCCGAAGGCGCGGATCGCCAGCGTGGCCGGGCGGCCGGCCTCGCGGGTGAAGGCGGCGTTGTCGGCATCGCCCGCCAGCGCGGCCTCCTGCGCGTCGAGCACCTGCTGCTGCGGCGCCAGCTGGCCGGTCGACACGAAGGCCATCATCGCGTGCATGTCGTTGAACGCGTAGTTGCCGGCGCCGGCGATCGGCGCCCAGTTGTCGGCCACCGCCTGCCAGCGATCGCCGACGTCCACGCCGCGCATCTGCAGGCGCCACAGCATCGCGCTGGCGTCGATCATGTCGACGACCACCGTCGAGCGCGCGCCGAAGATCGGTCCGTCGAACAGGCGCAGCACCTCGTCGATGTCGCCCAGCTCCAGGTGGTACAGCGCCAGGTGCCACCAGTTGTGGACCGCCAGGAAGCTCTCCGGCGCCCAGCTGGCCGAGTTCGGCTGCAGCCAGGCGATGCCGTCGCGCGGCCGGTTGCGCATCTCGATCACGTGGGCGACCGCGTGCCAGCCCCAGCCGTCGCGCGGCTCGAGCTCGACGCAGCGGCGCCCCTGCCGCTCGGCCTGCTCGTAGTCGGCGGTCTCCTCCAGGCCGAAGGCGTGCATGCCGAGCACCGCGTGGTAGCCGGGCATCGTGCCGCTCCAGGCCGGCAGCGCGCGGGCGATCCGGTCGCGCAGCATCCGCGAATTGCCGGTGAAGAAATCGATCTGGTGCCCGGCCTGCAGCGCCAGCGGGTCGCGCGGCCAGGCGATGCTCAGGTCCTCCAGCACGCGCCCGGCGGCATGCCAGCGACCGTCGACCAGCAGGCGGATCGCTTCCAGGTGCGCGCGCTCGCGCTCGGTGGCAGGCAGGTTGGCCGCCGCCTCGTGGCAGGCCCGCGCCACCGGGATGCCCTCGGGCTCGGTGCCCAGCAGGTGCAGCCAGGCCTTCAGGACGTGGGCCATCGTCATGTCGGGGCTCGCATCCAGTGCGCGGTCGACGGTGGCCACGGGGTCCGCGATGAAGCAGCGAAGCTCGTGCGAAGCCTGCTCGAAGCAGGCGAGGCTCTCGGGGCTCGCCCCCGAGACTGCGTGTCCGTACTGGTCGGTCAGGGTCATGATGTCCTCTCCGTTTGCGTCGCGGCCGGGGATTCGGCCTTCGGGAGCGTCGCGGTGGCGAACGCTCCGGCGATGAACGAAGTGTCCCGCCGCAGGCAGGTTTGGACTAAAGTGTTTTCTGCAACGAAACGGACATTCGTGCCATGACCGAAGCGTCCAGACCGATCGTCGTCGCGCTGCTCGCGGTTCCGGATGTCACCGCGGCCACCCTGTACGGCTTCCACGACACGCTCTGCGGCGTCGCGCGCGACTGGCAGATGGTCCACGGCGGCGCGGCGGCGTCGCCGTTCCGGCCGCTGGTCGTGTCGGCCGACGGCAAGCCGTTCGCCGCGGCCAACGGCGTTCGGATCACGCCCGACGCCGCGTTCGCCGACTGCCCGAAACCCGACATCGTCTGCATCACCGACCTGGCGATCGCACCCGGCGCGCAACTGGACGGCGTGTACGACGCGGCCGCGGACTGGATCCGCGAGCGCCACGCCGGGGGCGCGCTGCTGGCGTCGGCCTGCTCGGGGGCGGCGCTGCTGGCCCGCACCGGCCTGCTGGAGGGGCTGGACGCGACCTCGCACTGGGCCTATTGCGATGCGCTGCGCGGACAGTATCCGGGCGTGCGCTGGCATCCGGACCGCGGCCTGGTGATGAGCGGCGCCGGCCAGCGGATCGTGATGGCCGGCAGCGGCATCGCCTGGCACCAGCTCGCGCTCGCGCTGATCGCCCGGCACGCGGGCGCCGAGGCCGCGATGCAGGTCGCCCGCATCAACATGTTCGACTGGAACCCGACCAGCCCGATCGCCTACGCGTCGCTGACCCGCGGCGAGCCTGCCTCGGATCCGGTCATCGCCCGCTGCCAGCAGTGGGTGGCGTCGAATTACCACTGCGAGTCGCCGGTTGCGCAGATGGCGGCGCTGTCGGGGCTGCCCGAGCGCACCTTCAAGCGCCGCTTCGCGCAGGCCACCGGCATGAGCCCGATCGAGTACGTGCACACGCTGCGGCTGGAGGAGGCCAAGCAGATGCTCGAGGCCAGCGACGCGCCGGTCGAGGCGATCGCGCTGGACGTCGGCTACCAGGACGCCAGCTTCTTCGGCAGGCTGTTCCGGCGCCACGTGGCGCTCACGCCGGCCCAGTATCGCCGGCGATTCGGCAACCTGAAGCGCCGGTTGGCCGAGGCTCAGTCGCCTGTCGGCAGCGCGCCGGCGGCGCCCCTCAGCTGAGGGTCAGCTCCGCGCAGGCGGCGGCCGCGGTTTCGCGCGCCTCCCGGAGCAGGCGCCGGCCGGCGGGGCTCAGCTTCACCGGCCGCGCGTCGTCGCTGCCCACACGCGAGACCAGTCCCAGCTTCTCGAGTGGGCGCGTGCGGAGCAGCAGTCTCGATCGGAGCATGCCGAGCGCGCGCGCCAGTTGCGCTTCGGGAACGCCAGCCGGCTCGCTGTCGAGGCGCTGAAGGAGGACGAAGTCCGACCACGACAGGCCGTGGTGCGTGCCGAGCGCCTCGTCCAGATGGAACCTGGCCAGCGCATGCGCGCGTTCGCGCTCGAGGAGGGATTGCAGCTTGCCGAGCGTCATGCCTCGCTCCTGGTGCAGAGTTCGGCCCGGTAGAGCTCCTCCAGCGCGCTGAGCTCTGCCGAGTAGTCGAAGTCGGGATCGGTGCGCTCCTTCACCAGTTCGAGCACCTCGAAGGAGATCGCTGCCGGATTCAGTTTCCAGTCCGCCTGCAGCGCCTTGTCCGGATGACTTCCGAGGCGCAGCTCGAACTCGATGCGATTGATCGCCCCCGGCACGTTGCGGCTCGAGGCGACGCGCACTCGCCCACTGGCCTCGCTCCGGATCGCGTAGACGCCCATCCGGGGAAAGGCATCCCGGGCCTCGCGGGAAATCCGGCGCCGCTCGGCGGCCGAAGGGACGAACGTGTTCATTCTGAACTCCTCGAGCTCGGGTCGTAGTCGGGGTCGGCGAGCCGCAGCACGTGCTCGCGTATGTCCGGGGGCCAGCCTTCGGTCCTGCCGCGCAGGGCCTGCGGGTCTCCGGCGAACAAGGCCCGGGAGGCTTCTTCGAAGCCGGGCCGGTCCCCGGCCAGCGCCACCATGAGCTTGTAGCTGCGCTCCTGGGCGCGGCGCAGGCGTTCGCGACCCGCTCCGGCGCGGCGCGCTTCCTGGACGAGCTTGCGCAGCGCCACCGAGGCCCCCCCGGGTTGCGATGCGAGCCACTCCCAGTGATCGGGCAGGAGAGTGACCTCGCGCGAGACCACGCCCAGGCGCGGTCGGCCGCGGCCCCGCGGGACCGGTTCCTTTGCGATTGCGGCGGGCACCCGGTAGCGGCGCCTTACGTCCTGCTCGCCACCTCTCAGGTCCAGGTCGATCTGGCTGCCGGTGGCGTCGTCGAACACGAGCACGCCCTTCGCCGCTTCCGAGGCGCGCTTTGCGGCGACAGCGACTTCCTCCAGGGGGCCAGTGGCGATTCGGCGGGCACCGCAGAAGGCGCTGTACGTATGCTCCATGTCCAGATCCATGGAGCTAATATTACCCGGATATAAATGGGCCCGTCAATTATGTCCGGGTAAATTTCCGCACGCGCAGGGGCAGCTTCAGTCGTCCCCGATCGGCAGCGTGCCGGCCAGGTAGCGCTGGCGGTATTCCTCGAAGGGCATCGAGTTGGCGGCCTCGATCGCCTGCTGCTCGGCGATCGATTCCTCGGCCAGCCGCTCGAAGTGCCGCTGCGTCTCGCGCGGGAACGGCAGCGCGAGGACAGCCTCGCGGTTGCGTTTCGACGCGTCGAGCGCGAACGCCGGAAACGCGTTGTCGAAGTCGCGGGCCATCGCATCGAGCACCCGCGCCGATGGCGTCAGCGAAGGATCGGCAAGCGCCGCCTCGGCTGCGGCGAGCGCCTCGCGATGCGCCGCCGTGCCCCGTGCCTGATCCAGCGCCGCGGCAATGGGCGCGCATTCGGCGAGCAGTTTCCGGCCCCAGTCGGCCACCCCGATCTCCTCGGACGCGGCGCCGTTCGCCCCCAGGCGCCTGAGCTTGAGCCCCGGGTCGCGGCCGTGCTGTGCGACCCGGTGCTGGTTGTACGAGATGCCGGCGATCTCGTCGGGCGTGTCCTTCGGACTCTCCGCGAGCAGGCAGTGCAGCAGGAACACGTCGAGGAAATGCATCGTGGCGGCGCCGATGCCGACCGGCTCGAACGGGTCGAGGTCCAGGCAGCGGACCTCGACGTATTCGACGCCGCGCTCGGCCAGCGCGTGCAGCGGTCGTTCGCCCGAGCGGATCCGCCGCTTGGGCCGGATCGTGCCGTAGAACTCGTTCTCGATCTGCAGCAGCGTCGTGGCCAGTTGCCGGTACAGCCCGCCGCCGTCGTGGATGCCGATCGCCTCGTAGGGCGGATAGGGCTCGCTCAGCGCGCGGCGCAGCGAGGCGGCGTAGCTGTCGAGGCAGTTGAAGCTCACCGCGAGCGAGGCCTGCGCGTCGCTCTGGTAGCCGAGCGGCCCCATTCGCAGCGAGGTCGCGTGCGGCAGGTACATCGTGCCGCCGGCGAGCGGCTGCAACCCGTGCTGCCGGCCCTCGACGAAGCTGCGGCAGACCGCCGGCGACGCCCCGAACAGGTAGAGCAGCAGCCACGAATGGCGCCGGAAGTTGCGGATCAGCGAGAAATAGGCGGCGCTGCGGTAGTCCTGCTCCCCGGCCCGGCTGCCGTCGGCCCGCATCAGCGCCGGCCAGGCCGAGGACGGCAGCGAGAAGTTGTAGTGGATCCCGGAGATCGTCTGCATCCGGCGGCCGTAGCGGTGCGAGAGCCCCTGCCGGTAGACGGTCTTGGCGCGCCCGACGTTCGAGCTGCCGTAGCGGCCGAGCGGGATCCGGTCCTCGTCGGGCAGGCCGCAGGGCATGCTCGCGCCCCACAGCAGCTCGTCGCCGATGTGGCGGTACACGAACTGGTGGATCCCGGTGATCTCGGCCACGCAGGCCTCGGCCTCGCGGTGCACGCCGGTGATCAGCTCGAGCTGCGATTCGCTGAAGTCGGTGGTGATGTTCGGGTGGGTCAGCGCCGACCCGAGCGCCTGCGGATGGGGCGTGTCGGCGAGCATCCCGTCGGGCCGGGTGCGCAGGCTCTCTTTCTCGATGCCGCGAAGCAGCCCCGTAAGGGCCTCGGGCGGCAGCGCGTTGAGGCGGGTGTCAAGAAGCGTCAAGGGGTGCTCCGATGGCCCAGGGGAGCCGGATCTCTGGAAGTCGGGGGCGCAATTCTGGCAGAGCCCGAGCGAGTCTGCCCGGATTGTCGCTCAGCCGCCGGCCGGTTGCCGCCCCGGCGTCGCTCGGCTGCCGGTCTGCGTCGCCTAGTTGCCGCCCCGGCGTCGCTCAGCCGGTGCGGGGCCGGCGGCCGAGGTGCGCCACCACGTCGTCCTTGCCGGCGAGCTGGCGGGCGTAGCGGTCGAGCAGCTTGCCGATCCGCTCGGTCGCATAGCCGAGCTGGCTGAAGGCCACGCCGCGGTCGAAGGCCTCCTCGTAGCGCGCGATCAGGCCGTCCTGCAGCTCGAAGCGGGCGATGCCTTCGAACACGATCGTCCGCCCCGCGCTCTCGGGCTCCTTCGAGCGGTAGCTGAACAGGTAGCCGGCGTAGCCCGAACGCCCGTCGCAGACCGGATTCCGGAACTCCCAGAAGAAGTCCTCACCGCCGACGTGGAATCGATCGAGCATCGCGGCGATCTCCTCGCGTCCGCGGTGCAGGCCGAAGAAGTAGTCGTCGTAGCAGCCGTCGGGCGTGAACAGCCCGGCCAGGCCGGCCGAGTCGTGCGCGCCGACGGCGCTGGCGAAGCGTTGCAGCAGGTTCTCGAAATCCATGCGTGTTCCTCTCGATCGGGGCGGCGAGCGCGCGATACTGGCGCGCGCCTTCCAGGCGCTCGATTGCGGCCCTCGCCGGCTCAGCGCATCCGCGACGCCAACTGCACCGTGGGGCCGGCCTTCATGAACGCGCCCCAGCCGCGATGGTGCAGCGTGCGCGCATTGCG
This genomic window from Zeimonas sediminis contains:
- a CDS encoding DUF4396 domain-containing protein — protein: MNPTTPDHSHHARLDERGLNRLAVSATLHCLSGCAIGEVLGMVLGTALGLSNGATIALAVLLAFAFGYAFTMAPLLRAGMGVREAGRLALAADSASILIMEVIDNLIMLAIPGAMDAPLSSPLFWSSLAIALAIAGLAAFPVNRWLIGRGRGHALVHATHAPSTAVAGERKPGLPPSALRELDDCEAC
- a CDS encoding tetratricopeptide repeat protein, yielding MTLTDQYGHAVSGASPESLACFEQASHELRCFIADPVATVDRALDASPDMTMAHVLKAWLHLLGTEPEGIPVARACHEAAANLPATERERAHLEAIRLLVDGRWHAAGRVLEDLSIAWPRDPLALQAGHQIDFFTGNSRMLRDRIARALPAWSGTMPGYHAVLGMHAFGLEETADYEQAERQGRRCVELEPRDGWGWHAVAHVIEMRNRPRDGIAWLQPNSASWAPESFLAVHNWWHLALYHLELGDIDEVLRLFDGPIFGARSTVVVDMIDASAMLWRLQMRGVDVGDRWQAVADNWAPIAGAGNYAFNDMHAMMAFVSTGQLAPQQQVLDAQEAALAGDADNAAFTREAGRPATLAIRAFGEGDYAQAIRLLRSIRSIAHRFGGSHAQRDVIDLTLIEAALRSDDPALARALVNERVALRPTSPLSRLFAARAASVAAASGGASSAGSAARAARLLAEPL
- a CDS encoding GlxA family transcriptional regulator, with protein sequence MTEASRPIVVALLAVPDVTAATLYGFHDTLCGVARDWQMVHGGAAASPFRPLVVSADGKPFAAANGVRITPDAAFADCPKPDIVCITDLAIAPGAQLDGVYDAAADWIRERHAGGALLASACSGAALLARTGLLEGLDATSHWAYCDALRGQYPGVRWHPDRGLVMSGAGQRIVMAGSGIAWHQLALALIARHAGAEAAMQVARINMFDWNPTSPIAYASLTRGEPASDPVIARCQQWVASNYHCESPVAQMAALSGLPERTFKRRFAQATGMSPIEYVHTLRLEEAKQMLEASDAPVEAIALDVGYQDASFFGRLFRRHVALTPAQYRRRFGNLKRRLAEAQSPVGSAPAAPLS
- a CDS encoding GIY-YIG nuclease family protein produces the protein MNTFVPSAAERRRISREARDAFPRMGVYAIRSEASGRVRVASSRNVPGAINRIEFELRLGSHPDKALQADWKLNPAAISFEVLELVKERTDPDFDYSAELSALEELYRAELCTRSEA
- a CDS encoding DUF2239 family protein; this translates as MEHTYSAFCGARRIATGPLEEVAVAAKRASEAAKGVLVFDDATGSQIDLDLRGGEQDVRRRYRVPAAIAKEPVPRGRGRPRLGVVSREVTLLPDHWEWLASQPGGASVALRKLVQEARRAGAGRERLRRAQERSYKLMVALAGDRPGFEEASRALFAGDPQALRGRTEGWPPDIREHVLRLADPDYDPSSRSSE
- the gshA gene encoding glutamate--cysteine ligase, with amino-acid sequence MTLLDTRLNALPPEALTGLLRGIEKESLRTRPDGMLADTPHPQALGSALTHPNITTDFSESQLELITGVHREAEACVAEITGIHQFVYRHIGDELLWGASMPCGLPDEDRIPLGRYGSSNVGRAKTVYRQGLSHRYGRRMQTISGIHYNFSLPSSAWPALMRADGSRAGEQDYRSAAYFSLIRNFRRHSWLLLYLFGASPAVCRSFVEGRQHGLQPLAGGTMYLPHATSLRMGPLGYQSDAQASLAVSFNCLDSYAASLRRALSEPYPPYEAIGIHDGGGLYRQLATTLLQIENEFYGTIRPKRRIRSGERPLHALAERGVEYVEVRCLDLDPFEPVGIGAATMHFLDVFLLHCLLAESPKDTPDEIAGISYNQHRVAQHGRDPGLKLRRLGANGAASEEIGVADWGRKLLAECAPIAAALDQARGTAAHREALAAAEAALADPSLTPSARVLDAMARDFDNAFPAFALDASKRNREAVLALPFPRETQRHFERLAEESIAEQQAIEAANSMPFEEYRQRYLAGTLPIGDD
- a CDS encoding nuclear transport factor 2 family protein, translated to MDFENLLQRFASAVGAHDSAGLAGLFTPDGCYDDYFFGLHRGREEIAAMLDRFHVGGEDFFWEFRNPVCDGRSGYAGYLFSYRSKEPESAGRTIVFEGIARFELQDGLIARYEEAFDRGVAFSQLGYATERIGKLLDRYARQLAGKDDVVAHLGRRPRTG